A window of the Callospermophilus lateralis isolate mCalLat2 chromosome 7, mCalLat2.hap1, whole genome shotgun sequence genome harbors these coding sequences:
- the LOC143404089 gene encoding LOW QUALITY PROTEIN: developmental pluripotency-associated protein 2-like (The sequence of the model RefSeq protein was modified relative to this genomic sequence to represent the inferred CDS: inserted 2 bases in 1 codon; substituted 1 base at 1 genomic stop codon), translating into MSGANDRVTEKNFPXGAIXDEENVILALVPVTEEQEYPIETSVSSTADIKQEVCFPETKPNCKIRSLPLPTILPPINKVSRDTLRNWCQQFNLSTDGQTIEVYLRLQKHAYPKQKYDIPETSQEARLKPVSRKWKAAANAAGLQESHNKVKREEETNMIEVVNSAQESILASWARIAARANQRKAVNSCPIPTSVEAFLLQTSGVRWCVVHGQFLSAETAGWVRLQFHAGQTWVPATPRRMISLFLLPACIFPPSGLENNMLCPECVKRNKKMMKGLMITREKKQCTVGDQKVPP; encoded by the exons ATGTCAGGCGCAAATGACAGGGTCACTGAGAAGAACTTCCCTTGAGGAGCAAT CGATGAGGAAAATGTGATTTTAGCTCTGGTCCCAGTTACAGAGGAACAAGAATATCCAATAGAAACAAGTGTTTCTTCAACTGCAGACATCAAACAGGAAGTCTGCTTTCCTGAAACAAAACCTAATTGTAAAATACGATCCCTTCCCTTGCCGACCATTTTGCCTCCAATTAATAAGGTTTCTCGGGATACTTTGCGAAACTGGTGCCAACAATTTAATTTGAGTACTGATGGCCAGACAATAGAGGTTTATTTGAGGCTACAGAAGCATGCATACCCCAAACAAAAATATGATATTCCTGAAACATCTCAGGAGGCCAGATTGAAGCCAGTTTCCAGGAAATGGAAGGCAGCGGCCAATGCAGCAGGGCTTCAGGAAAGTCATAATAAGGTtaaaagagaggaagagactAACATGATTGAAGTGGTAAATTCAGCTCAGGAGTCCATATTGGCATCTTGGGCAAGGATCGCTGCCAGAGCCAATCAGCGCAAGGCTGTGAATTCGTGTCCCATCCCTACTTCTGTGGAGGCCTTTTTGCTGCAAACCTCTGGTGTCAGGTGGTGTGTGGTCCATGGCCAATTTCTTTCTGCAGAAACAGCAGGCTGGGTTCGCCTGCAGTTCCATGCCGGTCAGACTTGGGTCCCTGCCACTCCCAGGAGGATGATTTCCCTCTTCCTGTTACCTGCCTGTATTTTTCCACCCTCGGGACTAGAGAATAATATGTTATGCCCTGAATGTGTAAAAAGGAATAAGAAGATGATGAAAGGATTAATgataacaagagaaaaaaagcaatgCACTGTAGGAGACCAAAAGGTGCCACCTTAA